GAGGCGCGCGGGCGCAGACCTGATCATCACCTACCACGGCCGCGACGCCCTGAGGGGGGGCTGGATCCGATGAGCAACGCCTCCTGGTGGACGCGCGCCCGGGCCGCCCTGCCCGGCGGCGTGAACTCGCCGGTGCGGGCCTTCAAGTCGGTGCCGGGCGACCCGGTCTTCTTCCGCAGCGCCCGGGGCGCGCGCTTCACCGACGAGGACGGCCGCGAATACGTCGACTACTGCCAGAGCTGGGGGCCGCTGATCCTGGGCCACGCCGACCCCGAGGTGCAGGAGGCCATCGAGGAGGCGGTCCGCGAGGGCTGCAGCTTCGGCGCGCCGAGCCGCCGCGAGGTGCTGCTGGCCGAGGCCTTCCTCGAGCGCGTGGGCGTCTTCGACCGCGTGCGTTTCGTCAGCTCGGGCACCGAAGCAGTGATGAGCGCCGTCCGCCTGGCGCGGGGGGCGACCGGGCGCGACCTGATCCTGAAATTCGAGGGCTGCTACCACGGCCACGCCGACCACCTGCTGGTCAGCGCCGGCAGCGGCCTGGCCACCTTCGGCACGCCCAGCAGCGGCGGCGTGCCCGCCGATTCAACCCGCCACACCGCGGTGCTGCCCCTGGCCGACGAGGACGCCCTGCGCGCCTTCTTCGTCGAGCATGGCGACCGGCTGGCCGCCCTGATCATCGAGCCGATACCGGCCAACGCCGGACTGCTGGTCCAGACGCGCGCGTTCCTGCGACTCTGCCGCGACCTGACCGCCGCGCACGGGGCGCTGCTGATCTTCGACGAGGTCATCACAGGTTTCCGGGTGGCGCGCGGCGGTGCGCGGGAACTGTTCGGCATCACGCCGGATCTGGCCACCTACGGCAAGATCATCGGCGGCGGCATGCCCGTGGGCGCCTACGCGTCGAGCGCCGCGATCAT
The window above is part of the bacterium genome. Proteins encoded here:
- the hemL gene encoding glutamate-1-semialdehyde 2,1-aminomutase, with translation MSNASWWTRARAALPGGVNSPVRAFKSVPGDPVFFRSARGARFTDEDGREYVDYCQSWGPLILGHADPEVQEAIEEAVREGCSFGAPSRREVLLAEAFLERVGVFDRVRFVSSGTEAVMSAVRLARGATGRDLILKFEGCYHGHADHLLVSAGSGLATFGTPSSGGVPADSTRHTAVLPLADEDALRAFFVEHGDRLAALIIEPIPANAGLLVQTRAFLRLCRDLTAAHGALLIFDEVITGFRVARGGARELFGITPDLATYGKIIGGGMPVGAYASSAAIMAHVSPDGPVYQAGTLSGNPVAMAAGLATLEKTGRPGFYEGLERKTARLAEGVRDAAAKAGVTASVVRVGSLFWTVFQDPAPVRFDRVDGDMGRYGAMHRALLERGVYLAPSGWEVGFVSAAHTDADLDRTLEAVEDVLAGL